A region of Corynebacterium glucuronolyticum DSM 44120 DNA encodes the following proteins:
- a CDS encoding TRAP transporter large permease subunit — MGIVALLVFIAITVVVNVLLKRNIAEALLLGLVGVALVGGTRAPELLWHGITSAVSSEVTFAGMAFVFMGIIVQSTGLIDRLITILNSLFGRLRGGAGYVSTFASAMMGLIAGSTAGNSATVGSVTIPWMKQTGFSPNRAATLVAGNSGLGVALPPNSTMFIILAMPAAAASSASQVYVALACAGAYAVLYRLAVVWFWTRKDKIPATPKDQIVPFKQAWSQGWRSPSIFMGILIPVLLTIGPLANWLKESTGVGADGVKAISIIVWVPVLITLIALIEGASRIRRNNAQFRVQIVQDLPSFATVGISLFAALAAAAIMEELGVGDQLSNTLGAMDLPKWAMIVIVGVLAVVVATPLSSTATAAAIGAPAVAALTAVGIDPTVAIVVTLLCTSTEGASPPVGAPIYLSAAMADANPTKMFVPLIMYFVLPMILLAWLVGMGLIPVYVPGV, encoded by the coding sequence ATGGGCATCGTAGCGTTGCTTGTCTTTATCGCGATCACAGTTGTCGTCAACGTGCTGCTGAAACGCAATATCGCGGAGGCGCTGCTACTCGGCCTGGTCGGCGTCGCGCTGGTCGGCGGGACGCGGGCGCCGGAGCTGTTGTGGCATGGCATTACGTCGGCGGTCTCGTCTGAGGTCACGTTCGCCGGTATGGCGTTTGTGTTCATGGGCATCATCGTGCAGTCAACGGGTCTGATTGACCGGTTGATCACTATTTTGAACTCGTTGTTTGGCAGGCTGCGGGGTGGCGCAGGTTACGTGTCCACGTTCGCCTCCGCCATGATGGGGCTCATCGCCGGGTCCACGGCGGGCAACTCCGCGACGGTCGGTTCGGTGACGATCCCGTGGATGAAGCAGACCGGATTTAGCCCAAACAGGGCGGCGACGCTGGTTGCGGGCAACTCGGGTTTGGGTGTGGCGCTGCCGCCGAACTCAACGATGTTTATCATCCTCGCGATGCCGGCGGCCGCAGCTTCCTCAGCAAGCCAGGTGTACGTGGCGTTGGCGTGCGCGGGCGCGTACGCGGTGCTGTACCGCCTGGCGGTGGTGTGGTTCTGGACCCGGAAGGACAAGATTCCTGCCACGCCGAAGGACCAGATCGTGCCGTTTAAGCAAGCGTGGTCGCAGGGGTGGCGCTCGCCGTCGATCTTCATGGGCATCCTCATCCCCGTGCTGCTGACCATTGGCCCGCTGGCGAACTGGTTGAAGGAATCCACGGGCGTTGGCGCGGACGGTGTGAAGGCGATTTCCATCATCGTCTGGGTGCCGGTGCTCATCACGCTGATTGCGCTGATTGAAGGTGCGAGTAGAATCCGCCGGAACAATGCGCAGTTCAGGGTGCAGATCGTGCAGGATCTTCCAAGCTTTGCCACAGTCGGTATCTCCCTGTTTGCGGCGCTCGCCGCAGCTGCGATCATGGAGGAACTCGGCGTGGGTGATCAGCTGTCGAACACGCTCGGCGCGATGGATCTGCCGAAGTGGGCCATGATTGTCATTGTTGGTGTGTTGGCGGTTGTGGTGGCGACGCCACTGTCGTCGACGGCAACGGCGGCCGCGATCGGTGCCCCCGCCGTGGCGGCGCTGACGGCCGTGGGCATTGACCCGACGGTGGCGATTGTCGTGACGTTGCTGTGCACGTCGACCGAGGGCGCGTCGCCGCCGGTCGGTGCCCCGATCTATCTGTCGGCGGCGATGGCCGATGCCAACCCGACGAAGATGTTCGTGCCGCTGATCATGTACTTTGTCCTCCCGATGATCCTCCTCGCGTGGTTGGTCGGTATGGGCCTTATCCCCGTCTACGTTCCAGGAGTGTAA
- a CDS encoding helix-turn-helix domain-containing protein has protein sequence MTIRFVIITIYGDYGSLFTMVDGRNRLRGYNISREVTTIGEHIRGWRMVLGLTAQQVCERAQISRDTLRKIENGDTTASSESLYLVLRAIGILDLVVNAIDPFESEIGRLRADRIHRKRAR, from the coding sequence ATGACTATTAGGTTCGTCATAATTACCATTTACGGCGACTATGGTAGTCTTTTCACTATGGTAGACGGCAGGAATCGGCTCCGCGGCTACAACATTTCTCGCGAGGTGACGACCATCGGGGAGCACATTCGCGGATGGCGCATGGTGTTGGGACTGACAGCGCAGCAAGTGTGCGAGCGTGCGCAGATTTCTCGAGACACTCTTCGCAAGATCGAAAATGGGGATACCACCGCAAGCTCCGAATCCCTTTACCTCGTGCTTCGCGCAATTGGAATCTTAGATCTTGTGGTGAATGCCATCGATCCTTTTGAAAGCGAGATTGGCAGGTTGCGTGCGGATCGCATCCACAGGAAGAGGGCGCGGTAG
- a CDS encoding GntR family transcriptional regulator: MTTMADAVVNYVRDAIHDGDMRPGDWYSVIQLAEEMGVSRSPVREGLLRLEEAGLVKFVKNRGFQIFPPSPGNVAEIFAVRLGIEPAAAYRAALHRQSSHLSEVYELLELMQRAADADDEREFFIHDRALHSLFFRMSGSRFGDNVVSRLRDITNILGHTTAHTSRSLQNILDEHRPIIEAIISQDAGEAREEMFSHLTTTGKLLVRQAVVAGGASGTEEVGAIVEKVWAEHVDGL; encoded by the coding sequence ATGACGACAATGGCTGACGCGGTAGTTAATTATGTGCGGGATGCGATCCACGACGGCGACATGCGCCCGGGTGACTGGTACAGCGTAATCCAGCTTGCCGAAGAGATGGGTGTGTCCCGCTCCCCTGTGCGCGAGGGGCTGCTCAGGCTAGAGGAAGCCGGACTTGTGAAGTTTGTGAAAAACCGGGGCTTCCAAATCTTTCCTCCCTCCCCAGGTAACGTCGCAGAAATCTTCGCGGTGCGCCTCGGCATCGAGCCTGCGGCTGCCTACCGCGCGGCGCTCCACCGACAATCTTCGCACCTCAGCGAGGTATACGAGCTGCTCGAACTCATGCAGCGCGCCGCCGATGCCGACGACGAACGGGAATTCTTCATTCACGACCGCGCCTTGCACTCCCTGTTTTTCCGCATGAGCGGCTCCCGGTTCGGCGATAACGTCGTGTCCCGGCTGCGCGACATCACCAACATTCTGGGGCACACCACCGCGCACACCTCGCGATCGCTGCAGAACATCCTGGATGAGCACCGCCCCATCATCGAGGCGATTATCTCGCAGGATGCCGGCGAAGCACGCGAAGAGATGTTTTCCCACCTCACCACGACCGGCAAGCTGCTTGTGCGGCAGGCGGTGGTGGCAGGAGGTGCCTCCGGCACGGAGGAGGTCGGTGCCATCGTGGAGAAAGTCTGGGCAGAACACGTCGACGGCCTCTAA